The following are from one region of the Shinella sp. PSBB067 genome:
- a CDS encoding sugar ABC transporter ATP-binding protein, producing the protein MFQMRGITKHYSGVMALNGVNLDLAPGTVHALVGKNGAGKSTLMKVLSGVTQPDSGEILIDGKPVVFRAPADAHAAGIAIVHQELSIVPSMSAAENIFLGSWPKRRGLVDWQRLSSQASEVLARLKSKIAPSSIVSELSIADQQMVEIAKALAKAPRVLVLDEPTSALGDADSARLLQVIRDLAEAGVSVVYISHRLAEVEAVCSHVTVLRNGETVGETAIGHHKRSDIVNMMVGQTVTVPQPGRTARPDVILSVRGLTRRGVLTDIDFDLHAGEVLGIAGLVGAGRTELVRALFGVDRIDSGTIDIDGTRVLHPTIATMKRLGMAFLPEDRKHQALVLDLTVRENTTLAVLAQLGSRLGLFRHAKERAIVDDVVERFQVALAHAEVPVRALSGGNQQKIVFGKWLATTPKVLLLDEPTRGIDVQAKAQIVGILQALAAEGLAIIFISSEIEEVLQVSDRILTMARGRITSVHDADTADLNDVVLAATS; encoded by the coding sequence ATGTTCCAGATGCGCGGGATCACCAAGCATTATTCCGGCGTGATGGCGTTGAACGGCGTCAACCTCGATCTTGCGCCCGGCACCGTCCACGCCCTCGTGGGCAAGAACGGTGCCGGCAAGTCGACCCTGATGAAAGTCCTCTCCGGCGTCACGCAGCCGGATTCCGGAGAGATTCTGATCGACGGCAAGCCGGTTGTCTTTCGTGCGCCGGCCGATGCGCATGCGGCCGGAATTGCCATCGTCCACCAGGAACTCAGCATCGTGCCGAGCATGTCGGCGGCAGAGAACATCTTTCTGGGTTCCTGGCCGAAAAGGCGCGGGCTGGTTGATTGGCAGCGGCTTTCCAGCCAGGCTTCGGAAGTGCTCGCACGATTGAAGTCCAAGATCGCGCCGTCGAGCATCGTTTCCGAACTCAGCATCGCCGACCAGCAGATGGTGGAAATCGCCAAGGCCCTGGCGAAGGCGCCGCGCGTGCTGGTGCTCGACGAGCCGACATCGGCGCTCGGCGACGCGGACTCCGCCCGGCTGCTGCAGGTGATCCGCGATCTTGCCGAAGCCGGGGTGTCGGTGGTCTACATTTCCCACCGCCTGGCCGAGGTCGAGGCGGTCTGCAGTCATGTCACCGTCCTGCGCAACGGCGAGACCGTCGGAGAAACCGCGATCGGTCACCACAAGCGCAGCGACATCGTCAACATGATGGTCGGGCAGACGGTGACCGTCCCTCAACCCGGACGCACCGCAAGACCCGACGTGATCCTGTCGGTGCGCGGGCTCACCCGGCGCGGCGTGTTGACCGACATCGATTTCGATCTTCATGCCGGCGAGGTCCTCGGCATCGCCGGCCTCGTCGGGGCAGGGCGGACAGAGCTCGTCAGGGCGCTGTTCGGCGTCGACAGGATCGATTCCGGCACGATCGACATCGACGGGACGCGCGTCCTGCATCCGACGATCGCGACGATGAAGCGGCTGGGAATGGCTTTCCTGCCGGAGGATCGCAAGCATCAGGCCCTCGTGCTCGACCTGACCGTTCGGGAGAACACCACGCTTGCCGTTCTGGCGCAGCTCGGCTCCAGGCTCGGGCTGTTCCGCCATGCAAAGGAGCGCGCCATCGTCGATGATGTCGTCGAGCGTTTTCAGGTGGCGCTGGCCCACGCGGAAGTCCCGGTTCGCGCCCTTTCGGGCGGCAATCAGCAAAAGATCGTGTTCGGCAAGTGGCTTGCCACTACGCCGAAGGTCTTGCTTCTCGACGAGCCGACCCGCGGCATCGACGTGCAGGCCAAGGCCCAGATCGTCGGAATCCTGCAGGCGCTTGCCGCCGAGGGCCTGGCGATCATCTTCATCTCCTCGGAAATCGAGGAGGTGCTCCAGGTTTCCGACCGCATCCTGACGATGGCGCGGGGCCGCATCACATCCGTACACGATGCCGACACCGCCGATCTGAACGACGTTGTTCTGGCTGCGACTTCCTGA
- a CDS encoding substrate-binding domain-containing protein produces the protein MNKFARGTRIMMAAAAVALSVASIAQAQQAPVIGAVQMDSQYEWYRTVEMGAQEAAKTLNAQVVLANSAGKVDKEDEAVSNLIASGVKGIIISVVDSKASIPAMERARKAGIVVINYDSFVESDLMDTFVGVDNKELGAMMGRHVVDYVNREMGGKAKIALLTVVRYAQSVLRRDGFVEEIKKAPGIEIVAEQEGVMPEQASTNLETMLQAHPDIQLVWAANEGGLVGAQTAKRSTGADIKIFGTDMSLQTAASLTDPSSGVVAVATQDPYSIGEKALQLAVEAVNGKNVAGKYTIPLALYSNDKPDDVKAYLEKYQSLATR, from the coding sequence ATGAACAAGTTTGCACGAGGCACGAGGATAATGATGGCGGCGGCAGCCGTGGCATTGTCGGTAGCGTCCATCGCTCAGGCGCAGCAGGCGCCAGTCATCGGCGCGGTCCAGATGGATTCGCAGTACGAATGGTACCGCACGGTGGAGATGGGTGCCCAGGAAGCGGCGAAGACGCTGAATGCCCAGGTCGTGCTGGCGAATTCGGCGGGAAAGGTCGACAAGGAGGATGAGGCGGTTTCCAACCTCATCGCCAGCGGCGTCAAGGGCATCATCATCAGCGTCGTCGATTCCAAGGCTTCTATTCCGGCGATGGAGCGGGCTCGCAAGGCCGGGATTGTCGTCATCAACTACGATTCCTTTGTCGAGTCGGATCTGATGGATACCTTCGTCGGCGTCGACAACAAGGAACTCGGCGCGATGATGGGCCGCCATGTGGTGGACTACGTCAACAGGGAGATGGGCGGCAAGGCGAAGATCGCGCTTCTCACCGTGGTCCGCTACGCCCAGTCGGTGCTGCGCCGCGATGGCTTCGTCGAGGAGATCAAGAAGGCGCCGGGCATCGAGATCGTTGCCGAGCAGGAAGGCGTCATGCCCGAGCAGGCCTCCACCAATCTCGAGACGATGCTGCAGGCTCATCCCGACATCCAGCTCGTCTGGGCTGCGAATGAAGGCGGTCTTGTCGGCGCGCAGACGGCCAAGCGCTCGACGGGCGCGGACATCAAGATCTTCGGCACCGACATGAGCCTTCAGACGGCGGCATCGTTGACCGATCCGTCGAGTGGCGTGGTCGCCGTCGCGACGCAGGATCCCTACTCTATCGGCGAAAAGGCCCTGCAGCTTGCCGTGGAGGCCGTCAACGGCAAGAATGTGGCTGGCAAGTACACCATTCCGCTGGCGCTCTACTCCAACGACAAGCCGGACGACGTGAAGGCCTATCTGGAAAAATATCAGTCGCTGGCAACCCGCTGA
- a CDS encoding cyclase family protein, translating to MTDTISEISRLFGQLRPVDLAPRLERGIPRWPTHPHLIIDKTMNHEHDGYFCQGIVMAEHTGAHVDAPAHNHPGAQTVDQIEVDKLFAPAVLYDFSSLGLEAGELITPDMVERYERENDIRVGSGEIALVNYGWMKRHWRCDCHAQWYATNAPGMTEETVILFKERGIRAIGTDTVACEIAIVDGKAGHSLGHDKHWLPNGILIMEMLARLEQLSLRSFFAAAPLPFAEGSGSPLRPIAFCER from the coding sequence ATGACGGACACGATTTCCGAAATTTCCCGCCTGTTCGGCCAATTGCGGCCGGTCGACTTGGCGCCGCGGCTCGAGCGCGGTATCCCGCGCTGGCCGACACATCCGCACCTGATCATCGACAAGACGATGAACCACGAGCATGACGGCTACTTCTGCCAGGGCATCGTCATGGCCGAGCATACCGGCGCGCATGTCGATGCTCCGGCACACAATCATCCCGGCGCCCAGACGGTCGACCAGATCGAGGTCGACAAGCTGTTTGCCCCGGCCGTCCTCTACGATTTTTCCAGCCTTGGTCTGGAGGCCGGGGAGTTGATCACCCCCGACATGGTCGAGCGCTATGAGCGTGAGAACGACATCAGGGTCGGCAGCGGCGAGATCGCCCTGGTCAATTATGGCTGGATGAAGCGGCATTGGCGCTGCGATTGCCATGCGCAATGGTACGCCACCAATGCTCCCGGCATGACCGAGGAAACCGTCATCCTGTTCAAGGAGCGCGGCATACGGGCGATCGGAACCGATACGGTCGCGTGCGAGATCGCCATCGTCGACGGCAAGGCCGGTCATTCGCTCGGCCATGACAAGCACTGGCTGCCGAACGGCATCCTGATCATGGAGATGCTGGCGCGGCTGGAGCAACTATCCTTGAGAAGCTTTTTCGCAGCCGCCCCCTTGCCCTTCGCCGAGGGCTCCGGCTCGCCGCTGCGGCCGATTGCCTTTTGCGAGCGCTGA
- a CDS encoding ABC transporter permease codes for MFWLRLPEGYQMTTTSISSKGKSGSIRLSPITRHIALLFVAYVVLYLVFSVTANNFLTSFNQFNILRQTAMIAIIAVGMTYVVICAEIDLSVGALAAFCSVCLAYMAVRLGFPLWIAIPCTLLIGACSGCLIAFMRVTFRIPSFITSLALLTALRSGCFLISGGFPIAPMPPGFTMLDGATIGPVRLPTLIMIAVYVIGYIGLRHTTFGRSVYAVGGNEEAARLSGINVARVKTAVFVTSALLAALAGIMLTSRLNSATPTVADGWELDVIAAVIIGGTSLFGGRGSVVGTFLGALFMTTLKNGMVLLGVAPYSQGLISGVVILVAVLAGAIEFRRR; via the coding sequence TTGTTCTGGCTGCGACTTCCTGAAGGATATCAAATGACGACAACGTCAATCTCCAGCAAAGGCAAAAGCGGGTCGATCCGGCTGTCGCCGATTACCCGTCACATCGCTCTTCTTTTCGTAGCCTACGTCGTGCTGTATTTGGTGTTCAGCGTCACGGCGAACAATTTTCTGACGTCCTTCAACCAGTTCAACATCCTGCGGCAGACGGCGATGATCGCCATCATCGCGGTCGGCATGACCTATGTCGTGATTTGCGCCGAGATCGATCTTTCCGTCGGCGCGCTGGCGGCGTTCTGCAGCGTCTGCCTCGCCTACATGGCGGTGCGGCTCGGTTTTCCGCTGTGGATCGCCATACCCTGCACGCTGCTGATCGGTGCGTGTTCGGGGTGCCTCATCGCCTTCATGCGGGTGACGTTTCGCATTCCGAGCTTCATCACGTCTTTGGCGCTGCTCACTGCCTTGCGCAGCGGATGTTTCCTGATCAGCGGCGGCTTTCCCATCGCGCCCATGCCGCCGGGCTTTACCATGCTGGATGGCGCGACCATCGGCCCGGTCAGGCTGCCGACGCTGATCATGATCGCGGTCTATGTGATAGGCTATATCGGCCTGCGCCACACCACTTTCGGTCGCTCCGTCTATGCCGTCGGAGGCAACGAGGAGGCGGCCCGGCTTTCGGGCATCAATGTTGCGCGCGTCAAGACGGCGGTCTTCGTCACCAGCGCGCTTCTGGCGGCCCTTGCCGGGATCATGCTCACGTCGCGGCTGAACTCGGCGACGCCGACGGTCGCCGACGGCTGGGAGCTCGATGTCATCGCCGCGGTCATCATCGGCGGCACCAGCCTGTTCGGCGGACGCGGAAGCGTGGTCGGGACATTTCTCGGCGCCCTGTTCATGACGACACTGAAAAACGGCATGGTGCTGCTCGGTGTCGCGCCCTACAGTCAGGGCCTGATCAGCGGCGTCGTCATTCTCGTAGCCGTCCTTGCGGGCGCAATCGAATTTCGCCGGCGCTGA